The following proteins are co-located in the Plasmodium vinckei vinckei genome assembly, chromosome: PVVCY_11 genome:
- a CDS encoding ribosomal protein L27a, putative, translated as MATRFKKNRKKRGHVSAGHGRIGKHRKHPGGRGKAGGLHHMRINFDKYHPGYFGKVGMRHLNLLKNRKFCRTINVDQLWGLLPEEKKKEFAANPKIAPVIDVTRIGYFKVLGNGNLKSDQPIVVKARYFSSIAEKKIKAVGGQCILVA; from the exons atggcAACAAGATTTAAGAAAAACAGAAAAAAGAGAGGTCATGTATCAGCTGGTCATGGTCGTATAGGAAAGCACAGAAAACATCCTGGTGGAAGAGGAAAAGCTGGTGGTTTACATCACATGAGAATTAATTTTGACAAATACCATCCCGGTTATTTTGGCAAg GTCGGTATGAGACATTTGAACTTGTtaaaaaatcgaaaatTTTGCCGTACCATAAATGTTGACCAATTATGGGGTTTATTAcctgaagaaaaaaaaaaagaatttgCTGCAAACCCCAAAATAGCCCCAGTTATTGATGTAACAAGAATTGGATATTTCAAAGTTTTAGGAAATGGAAATTTAAAATCAGATCAACCAATTGTTGTAAAAGCTAGATATTTTTCTTCCATtgctgaaaaaaaaataaaagctGTAGGAGGTCAATGCATATTAGTAGCATAA
- a CDS encoding phosphatidylinositol N-acetylglucosaminyltransferase subunit GPI1, putative: protein MNDPPNCVNIYFPDNIKIVDNISKCFLYGFSNDSTYAIIHVGSKYVDQIEVQTNHEQTKHWDSFRILGELVFVKNEEDIKKYTNSKDKKDKINYIYAIYYKNKPIVIKINTQNGKKMSVLFILYNTDKYIYNFDPDHVNNLISDAYKREIVYIYYNKNGYINNTEKDCRILNNRKTELINNSNLDNIKINDTSNEDGQLDQHAHTTTDNENISCHENKIKNIKKEKDESTNIPNTANLEKKKKIYYNLSKNNICENLRIRDVINLINTRYVYIEEVENFEKDFQTNTNDICSKDNESSEHNEKDVPDEPNITITYVWLFFMCIISVINKTIYCIFCIPNIFNKKLFLKNKLSIFKLIKEKCLLNSEWYKIFLQIIEKKKKKNDYDYYKYKQILLIRAFSLLLDILGGVILFYMISIQIINLGFIYDKIKIVFETSTLTSILGTLLQKPLGIKLNNNFTSFIGSVVVSILDKWEFFKSLIMFKRSSIIHFFNISSLLGLSIFLSLAIDYFRFITVHVTIIYFFFKRVFSIFHSNMYSLYLLFNGKKWNVLKSRVDTNYYTNEEVILGFIYFLVVLKELILYSPIYILLLTSENKYISKGIKMRQCHDIESNELVDVPQSYYLLLENDKFLFSDKIKLFLAIFFNYQNFK, encoded by the exons ATGAATGACCCTCCTAATTGtgtaaacatatattttcctgataatataaaaatagttgataatatttcaaaatgcTTTTTATATGGATTTTCAAACGATAGCACATATGCCATCATTCATGTTGGCtctaaatat GTTGATCAAATAGAAGTTCAGACAAATCATGAACAAACAAAACATTGGGATTCCTTTCGAATATTAGGAGAATTagtatttgtaaaaaatgaagaagatataaaaaaatatacaaactCAAAAGATAAGAAAGATAAaatcaattatatatatgccatttattataaaaataaaccaatagttataaaaattaatacacaaaatggaaaaaaaatgagtgtcttatttattttatataatacagacaagtatatttacaattttgATCCTGATcatgtaaataatttaatttcagatgcatataaaagagaaatcgtatacatatattataacaaaaatggctatataaataatactgAAAAAGATTGTAggatattaaataatagaaaaacCGAACTTATAAACAATTCAAATttagataatataaaaataaatgatacaAGTAATGAGGATGGACAATTAGATCAGCATGCTCATACTACAACAGACAATGAGAATATATCATGtcatgaaaataaaataaaaaatataaaaaaagaaaaagatgaGTCTACTAATATTCCTAATACAGCCAacttagaaaaaaaaaaaaaaatatattacaacttatcaaaaaataatatatgcgaAAATTTACGTATAAGGgatgtaataaatttaattaacaccagatatgtttatattgaAGAGGtggaaaattttgaaaaagatTTTCAAACAAACACAAATGACATATGTAGCAAAGACAATGAAAGTAGTGAgcataatgaaaaagatgTACCAGATGAGCCGAATATTACTATAACTTATGTATGGCTCTTTTTCATGTGCATCATTTCAGTCATAAATAAGACAATATACtgtatattttgtataccaaatatttttaataaaaagttatttttaaaaaataaattaagtatttttaaattaataaaagaaaaatgtttattaaattctgagtggtataaaatatttttacaaataattgaaaaaaaaaaaaaaaaaaatgattatgattattataaatataaacaaatattattaattcgAGCATTTAGTTTATTATTAGACATATTGGGTGGggtcattttattttatatgatctcaattcaaataattaatttaggatttatttatgacaaaataaaaattgtctTTGAAACGAGTACCTTAAC ATCAATATTAGGTACCTTGTTGCAAAAACCGTTgggaataaaattaaacaaCAATTTTACTTCCTTTATTGGAAGTGTGGTTGTGTCTATTTTAGACAAATG ggaattttttaaaagtttaATTATGTTTAAAAGGAGTTCAATAATCCATTTTTTCAACATATCCAGTTTATTAGGGTTGTCTATTTTTCTTTCCCTTGCGATTGATTACTTTAGGTTTATTACTGTTCAC gtaacaataatatatttttttttcaaaagaGTCTTTTCCATATTCCATAGTAACATGTACTCTCTGTATTTACTATTCAA TGGGAAAAAATGGAATGTTCTAAAGTCGAGGGTAGACACAAATTATTACACTAACGAAGAAGTTATACTtg ggtttatatattttttggtaGTTTTAAAGGAACTTATTTTATACTCTCCGATTTATATTCTCTTGTTAACAAgcgaaaataaatatattagcaAGGGGATAAAAATGAGGCAAt GTCACGATATA GAATCTAATGAATTAGTTGATGTCCCTCAATCATATTACCTGCTTTTGGAAAATgacaaatttttattttctgaCAAGATAAAGTTATTTCttgcaattttttttaattaccaaaattttaaataa
- a CDS encoding malate dehydrogenase, putative, with the protein MTKISLIGSGQIGAIVGQLCLSENIGDIVLYDVVNGIPQGKCLDLKHYSTIIGVNRKIIGTNNVEDIKGSDVIIITAGVQRKEGMSREDLIGINGKIIKSVAESVKQHAPNAFVICVTNPLDVMVNIFHKYSNLPYEKICGMAGILDTSRFRSLLSEKLNVSPENINAIILGGHGDLMMPLPRYCSISGIPLLEYIKNHNISEKDINDIIEKTRNMGSEIIKLAKSSAAFAPAASILKMVKSYLQDQSQLFTCAVYLNGLYDCKDLFAGSTAIINKSGAHPIEFILTEEEQAFYQKSINNIRENTKKALSAVS; encoded by the coding sequence atgACAAAAATATCATTAATAGGAAGTGGCCAAATAGGGGCTATAGTAGGGCAACTTTGTTTATCTGAAAATATCGGAGACATAGTTTTATATGATGTAGTAAATGGGATACCTCAAGGAAAATGTCTCGATTTAAAGCATTATAGTACAATTATAGGTGTAAACCGAAAAATAATAGGAACAAATAATGTTGAAGATATAAAAGGGTCTGatgtaattattataactgCTGGTGTTCAAAGAAAGGAAGGAATGTCCAGAGAAGATTTAATCGGtataaatggaaaaataataaaaagtgtTGCTGAATCAGTAAAACAACATGCACCAAATGCTTTTGTTATATGTGTTACAAACCCTCTTGATGTTATggttaatatttttcataagtATAGTAATTTAccttatgaaaaaatatgtggTATGGCAGGTATATTAGATACGTCAAGATTTAGATCTTTGTTGagtgaaaaattaaatgtttcaccagaaaatattaatgctATTATTTTAGGAGGTCATGGTGATCTTATGATGCCATTACCAAGATATTGTTCAATATCAGGTATCCCTTTATtagaatatattaaaaatcataatatatcagaaaaggatataaatgatataatagAAAAGACAAGGAATATGGGTAGTGAAATTATTAAGCTAGCTAAATCTTCAGCGGCATTTGCTCCTGCTGCTTCAATACTTAAAATGGTAAAATCATATTTACAAGATCAAAGTCAATTATTTACGTGTGCAGTTTATTTAAATGGGTTATATGATTGTAAAGATTTATTTGCTGGATCAACAgcaattattaataaatctGGGGCTCACCCAattgaatttatattaacagAGGAAGAACAAgctttttatcaaaaatcGATAAACAACATTCgagaaaatacaaaaaaagcCTTGAGTGCAGTCAGCTAA
- a CDS encoding rhomboid protease ROM10, putative, whose translation MRFLMNYQNLPNDESFDDSDLLVLKYATLFYKTFKKKIQFIQILFPSYKHHYVAIIFSLFLYIFFFGYDIYFFNKYNPLFIREEVITHIGINRDIITSQLHFHKFITATLIHPNVWSLIINTYYLINLGIVIEKNYGRINTIALMLFSSICGNLLMCATAYCNESQLGTSTILSGMMGLFLQEVVSNFRRISGKIEIIGTYLFTIISMYLTISMFPHNGNIMGNLGGIFGGYCYPYIFNVSRMDNRPGNTERLVYTALMGLFWISLILNLIFIKC comes from the exons atgAGGTTTCTTATGAATTATCAGAATTTACCAAATGATGAGTCATTTGATGACTCGGACTTATtagttttaaaatatgcaacattattttataaaacctttaagaagaaaattcaatttattcaaattttattcCCTTCTTATAAACATCATTATGTTGCCATAATCTTCTCTTTGTTCTTAtacattttcttctttgGATATgacatatatttctttaataaatacaacCCCTTATTTATTAGAGA aGAGGTAATAACACATATAGGAATAAACAGAGACATTATCACAAGTCAATTACATTTCCACAAATTCATAACAGCCACACTAATTCATCCTAATGTTTGGAGTTTGATA attAACACATATTACTTAATTAACCTTGGAATTGTTATCGAGAAAAA ttaTGGAAGAATTAATACTATAGCACTCATGTTATTTAGCTCGATATGTGGAAACTTATTAATGTGTGCAACTGCATATTGCAATGAG TCCCAATTAGGAACAAGTACTATATTGTCAGGAATGATGGGGCTCTTCTTACAAGAAGTTGTATCAAACTTTAGAAGAATTAGTGGAAAAATCGAAATCATAGGGACTTATTT ATTTACCATCATATCAATGTATTTGACAATATCCATGTTCCCACATAATG GAAATATTATGGGAAACCTTGGAGGAATATTTGGAGGTTATTGCTAcccttatatttttaatgtgtCTAGAATGGACAACAG acCAGGAAATACTGAAAGATTAGTCTATACCGCATTAATGGGATTATTTTGGATTTCTTTAATACTTAAcctaatatttattaaatgctaa
- a CDS encoding trafficking protein particle complex subunit 6A, putative, with product MQPRQMSEGKISKITLLLLINEIINFNIKLVKDNILDSVSDGENVKQTSDEKYEEVKNKLDKQDNKLDSSIPSQIEKSNDDGDQSKQNCTDIDEGKHHTNILTNRLRDMGKGIGIKLIERILIYKNDIADIKDIIKIIGKDMWLIIFNKTIDKLQTYKKNIYIIVDNDISIYLKHSMIDNGTNQKNNFIHAFIILIIGIIKGVLSRFKIDACIAYNLNYPACSFQINIHDE from the exons ATGCAGCCAAGACAAATGAGCGAGGGgaaaatttcaaaaataacTCTTTTACTTCttattaatgaaataattaattttaatatcaaATTAGTAAAGGACAATATATTAGATAGTGTAAGTGATGGTGAAAATGTAAAGCAGACTTCCgatgaaaaatatgaagaagtaaaaaataagctAGACAAACAAGATAACAAACTTGATAGTAGTATCCCGAGTCAAATTGAAAAAAGCAACGACGATGGGGATCAAAGCAAACAAAACTGTACTGACATAGATGAAGGGAAGCAtcatacaaatatattgacAAACAGATTAAGGGATATGGGTAAAGGGATaggaataaaattaatagaaagaattttaatatataaaaatgatatagcTGATATTaaagatattataaaaattataggGAAAGATATGTGgcttattatatttaataaaactaTTGATAAGTTACaaacttataaaaaaaatatatatataatagttgataatgatataagtatttatttaaagcATAGTATGATTGATAATGGAActaatcaaaaaaataattttattcatgcttttataattttaattattggAATAATTAAAGGTGTTTTATCTAGATTTAAAATTGATGCTTGTATTGCATATAACCTAAACTATCCTGCAT GCTCCTTTCAAATAAACATACATGATGAATGA